Proteins from a genomic interval of Quercus robur chromosome 9, dhQueRobu3.1, whole genome shotgun sequence:
- the LOC126701250 gene encoding NAD kinase 2, chloroplastic, with product MNISAPATGMSSSSSAIVSSQFWVSNSKPSQFWGGGSTKLELQSKKDRLKRKLKLVVTAELSRSSSLSFGLDSQTLQSYDSSPVPWAGPVPGDIAEVEAYCRIFRAAERLHAALMDTLCNPLTGECSVSYDFTSEEKPLLEDKLVSVLGCMVSLLNKGRTDVLSGRSSIQNSSRIGDVSSEDMLPPLAIYRSEMKRCCESFHVALENYLMPDDNRSLDVWRKLQRLKNVCYDSGFSRQEDYPCHTLFANWKPVYFSTSKEDSGPKDSEVAFWMGGQVTEEGLKWLVNKGYKTIVDLRAETVKDNFYQAAIDDAILSKKVELFKIPVEVGTAPTMEQVEKFASLVSDCSKKPIYLHSREGVQRTSAMVSRWRQYMTRSASHFVSSRSVASNDMLLRDANEMGKLQDFSLLEENSLLKRENKSIQESLGTYHGSNGVSCKKVSPFKVKEHESSNGAYNGHVSPQGLTSVELADNGVGSDANYSRETDPLKAQVPPCSVFSKKEMSRFFRSRKISPPTYFNYQLKRFEILPISREVCIGTMWKGDTIASNTVPLTLESGSSNGSLNGKKLYREPQKSPADNGKYLIGDILVATGPVVNGPGKGGRSSVMTENISTIATNNHLTSKSVLKDHKVNGGAALVSASDDLARIGGNMCASATGVVRVQSRRKAEMFLVRTDGFSCTREMVTESSLAFTHPSTQQQMLMWKSTPKTVLLLKKLGQELMEQAKEVASFLYYEEKMNVLVEPDVHDIFARIPGFGFIQTFYSQDTSDLHERVDFVACLGGDGVILHASNLFRGAVPPVVSFNLGSLGFLTSHTFDDYKQDLRQVIHGNNTVDGVYITLRMRLRCEIFRNGKAMPGKVFDVLNEVVVDRGSNPYLSKIECYEHDRLITKVQGDGVIVATPTGSTAYSTAAGGSMVHPNVPCMLFTPICPHSLSFRPVILPDSARLEMKIPEDARSNAWVSFDGKRRQQLSRGDSVRISMSQHPIPTVNKSDQTGDWFHSLIRCLNWNERLDQKAL from the exons ATGAACATCTCTGCTCCGGCCACCGGAATGTCATCATCGTCGTCAGCTATAGTTTCTTCTCAGTTTTGGGTCTCTAACTCTAAGCCATCTCAGTTCTGGGGTGGTGGCAGTACCAAGCTTGAGTTGCAGAGTAAGAAGGATCGCTTGAAGAGAAAGCTTAAGTTAGTGGTCACTGCGGAGCTCTCCAGGTCTTCCTCCCTCAGTTTCGGGTTGGACTCTCAG ACCTTGCAGTCTTATGACTCGTCACCAGTGCCTTGGGCTGGTCCAGTTCCTGGGGATATTGCAGAGGTTGAGGCATATTGTAGAATCTTTAGAGCGGCTGAACGGCTTCATGCTGCACTAATGGATACATTATGCAATCCATTGACTGGTGAATGTAGTGTTTCATATGACTTCACATCCGAGGAAAAACCACTATTGGAAGATAAACTAGTCTCTGTCCTTGGTTGCATGGTATCCCTCCTTAACAAAGGAAGAACTGATGTCCTTTCCGGAAGATCCTCAATCCAAAATTCATCTCGGATTGGAGATGTAAGCTCGGAGGATATGCTTCCTCCACTTGCCATTTACAGGAGTGAGATGAAAAGGTGTTGTGAGAGCTTCCATGTCGCTCTTGAAAACTATTTGATGCCTGATGATAATCGAAGCTTGGATGTGTGGAGGAAACTTCAGAGACTGAAGAATGTATGCTATGATTCTGGTTTTTCTCGTCAGGAGGATTATCCATGCCATACACTGTTTGCGAATTGGAAGCCCGTTTATTTTTCGACTTCTAAAGAAGACTCCGGGCCCAAAGATTCCGAGGTAGCTTTTTGGATGGGTGGTCAGGTGACAGAAGAAGGTCTGAAGTGGTTAGTGAATAAAGGGTATAAGACTATTGTAGATCTTAGAGCAGAGACTGTAAAGGATAACTTTTACCAAGCAGCTATAGATGATGCTATTTTGTCTAAGAAAGTTGAACTGTTCAAAATTCCTGTTGAAGTTGGGACCGCACCTACGATGGAGCAGGTTGAGAAGTTTGCATCTTTAGTTTCAGATTGCAGCAAAAAGCCCATATATCTTCACAGTAGGGAAGGAGTGCAGAGAACTTCTGCCATGGTCTCCAGGTGGAGGCAGTACATGACTCGTTCTGCATCACATTTTGTCTCTAGTCGGTCAGTTGCTTCCAATGATATGTTATTACGTGATGCAAATGAAATGGGAAAACTTCAGgatttttcccttcttgaagaAAACTCCCTTCTTAAGAGGGAGAACAAGTCAATTCAAGAGTCTTTGGGTACATATCATGGTTCAAATGGAGTATCCTGCAAAAAAGTTTCTCCCTTCAAGGTTAAGGAACATGAAAGCAGTAATGGGGCCTACAACGGCCATGTTTCTCCCCAAGGTCTGACATCAGTAGAATTAGCTGATAATGGAGTAGGATCTGATGCAAACTACAGCAGGGAAACTGATCCTCTGAAGGCTCAGGTTCCTCCATGCAGTGtcttctccaaaaaagaaatgtcTAGATTTTTTAGGAGTAGAAAGATCTCCCCCCCtacttattttaattatcaattgaaaaggtTTGAAATACTGCCAATTTCAAGAGAGGTGTGTATTGGGACAATGTGGAAAGGTGATACAATTGCTAGTAATACTGTACCATTGACTCTGGAGTCAGGAAGTTCCAATGGTTCacttaatggaaaaaaattatatcgaGAGCCCCAAAAATCACCTGCTGACAATGGGAAGTATTTGATTGGTGATATTTTGGTTGCCACTGGTCCAGTTGTGAATGGACCGGGCAAAGGGGGAAGGTCTTCTGTGATGACAGAAAATATCTCTACGATTGCGACTAATAACCATCTAACATCCAAATCTGTACTGAAGGACCATAAGGTCAATGGTGGAGCTGCTTTAGTTTCAGCCAGTGATGACCTGGCTAGGATTGGAGGTAATATGTGTGCTTCTGCAACTGGTGTTGTAAGGGTGCAGTCAAGAAGGAAAGCAGAAATGTTTTTAGTTCGAACAGATGGATTTTCTTGTACCAGAGAAATGGTGACAGAATCCTCCTTGGCCTTCACTCATCCTAGTACCCAGCAGCAGATGCTTATGTGGAAATCGACACCAAAGACTGTATTGTTGTTAAAGAAACTGGGGCAAGAGCTCATGGAACAAGCTAAAGAG GTTGCCTCTTTTCTGTATTATGAAGAGAAAATGAATGTTCTTGTGGAACCTGATGTGCATGACATATTTGCTAGAATCCCAGGGTTCGGATTTATTCAGACCTTTTATAGTCAAGACACCAG TGATCTACATGAAAGGGTTGATTTTGTGGCTTGCTTGGGGGGAGATGGGGTTATACTACATGCATCAAATTTATTTAGAGGTGCTGTGCCCCCTGTTGTATCATTTAATCTTGGATCTCTTGGATTTCTGACTTCCCATACC TTTGATGACTATAAACAAGACTTAAGACAAGTCATCCATGGAAATAACACTGTGGATGGTGTCTATATAACTCTTAGAATGCGCCTTCGATGTGAAATTTTTCGAAATGGTAAAGCAATGCCTGGGAAAGTATTTGATGTCCTAAATGAGGTCGTTGTTGATCGGGGTTCTAATCCATACCTCTCTAAAATTGAATGCTATGAACATGACAGGCTCATAACCAAG GTGCAAGGTGATGGAGTCATTGTAGCCACACCAACAGGAAGTACTGCTTACTCTACAGCTGCAGGTGGTTCCATG GTGCATCCAAATGTTCCTTGCATGCTGTTTACACCAATCTGCCCCCACTCCCTCTCATTTAGACCAGTTATACTTCCGGATTCGGCAAGGTTGGAAATGAAG ATTCCAGAAGATGCTAGAAGCAATGCATGGGTTTCTTTTGATGggaagagaaggcagcaactctCACGAGGAGATTCTGTACGAATATCTATGAGCCAGCACCCAATTCCAACAGTTAACAAGTCTGACCAGACAGGTGATTGGTTTCACAGCTTAATTCGCTGCCTAAATTGGAATGAAAGGCTAGATCAAAAGGCCCTTTGA
- the LOC126701252 gene encoding 1-aminocyclopropane-1-carboxylate oxidase 5 isoform X2, whose amino-acid sequence MAIPVIDFSKLNGEKRAETLAQIANGCEEWGFFQLVNHGISEELLERVKKVSSECFKLEREENFKNSTLVKKLNELAETKSGKLENVDWEDVVTLLEDNEWPAQTPGFKEIMAEYRSELKKLAAKVMEVMDENLGLPKGYIKKAFDGEGEDAFFGTKVSHYPPCSHPELVNGLRAHTDAGGVILLYQDDVVGGLQILKDGKWIDVQPLPNSIVINTGDQVEVLSNGRYKSVWHRVLAAPEGNRRSIATFYNPSLKATISPAPQLVENVKEEVDQVYPKFVFGDYMSVYAEQKFLPKEPRFQAVGAM is encoded by the exons ATGGCGATCCCTGTGATTGATTTCTCAAAGCTCAATGGCGAGAAGAGGGCCGAGACATTGGCTCAAATTGCTAATGGATGTGAGGAATGGGGATTCTTCCAG CTGGTGAACCATGGGATTTCGGAGGAGCTCCTTGAAAGGGTGAAGAAGGTCAGCTCCGAGTGTTTTAAGcttgaaagagaagaaaatttcaAGAACTCAACACTAGTGAAGAAGTTGAATGAGTTGGCAGAAACCAAGAGCGGCAAGTTGGAGAATGTGGACTGGGAGGATGTCGTTACTCTCTTAGAAGATAACGAGTGGCCAGCTCAAACCCCAGGATTCAA GGAAATCATGGCTGAATACCGGTCAGAATTGAAGAAATTGGCCGCAAAGGTCATGGAAGTGATGGATGAGAATTTGGGCTTACCAAAGGGATACATTAAGAAGGCATTTGATGGGGAAGGAGAAGATGCCTTCTTTGGTACTAAGGTGAGCCACTACCCCCCATGTTCCCATCCAGAGCTGGTGAATGGTCTCCGAGCTCACACAGATGCTGGCGGTGTCATCTTACTTTACCAAGACGATGTGGTGGGTGGTCTTCAAATCCTCAAAGATGGGAAATGGATCGATGTCCAGCCACTACCAAACTCCATTGTCATCAACACTGGAGATCAGGTTGAGGTCTTAAGCAATGGCCGATATAAGAGTGTCTGGCACCGGGTTTTGGCTGCTCCTGAAGGGAACAGGAGATCAATTGCTACATTTTACAATCCCTCGCTTAAGGCCACTATATCCCCTGCACCACAGCTAGTGGAGAATGTTAAGGAAGAGGTGGATCAAGTTTACCCCAAGTTTGTGTTTGGTGACTACATGTCCGTTTATGCTGAGCAGAAGTTCCTCCCAAAGGAACCAAGGTTCCAGGCTGTGGGAGCCATGTAA